In Leptodesmis sichuanensis A121, the following are encoded in one genomic region:
- a CDS encoding CBS domain-containing protein, translating into MKAQDIMTQEVATVPGWATVEEAVKLMKLKGLRSLVVDRRNDEDAYGLVTEADITDKVVAYGKNPKNVRVSEVMTKPCVVINPDLAVEYVARLFAQTGVDRAPVIRGDLIGIVSVADILFKSDFLTNPKLPLVERALQEANAEAQAIAEKEGTESDAFAAAWNKVRELEAEKAYLQAGAASQPFADLDAAVAAPQPVAV; encoded by the coding sequence ATGAAAGCTCAAGATATCATGACTCAAGAAGTCGCAACCGTTCCGGGTTGGGCAACGGTTGAGGAAGCTGTCAAGCTAATGAAACTCAAAGGCTTACGTTCTCTAGTAGTCGATCGACGTAACGATGAAGATGCCTATGGATTAGTCACTGAAGCAGACATTACCGATAAAGTCGTTGCCTATGGAAAAAATCCCAAAAATGTTCGGGTCAGCGAAGTGATGACGAAACCCTGTGTCGTGATCAATCCCGATTTAGCAGTCGAGTATGTTGCTCGTTTATTTGCCCAAACCGGAGTCGATCGCGCTCCCGTCATCCGGGGTGATCTGATTGGTATCGTTTCGGTTGCAGATATCCTGTTTAAGAGCGATTTCCTGACTAATCCCAAACTGCCATTAGTTGAACGCGCCCTGCAGGAAGCCAATGCTGAAGCACAGGCGATCGCGGAGAAGGAAGGCACTGAATCTGATGCATTTGCTGCCGCCTGGAACAAGGTGAGGGAATTAGAAGCAGAAAAAGCTTATCTGCAAGCCGGAGCCGCTTCTCAACCATTTGCTGATCTTGATGCTGCTGTTGCCGCACCTCAACCAGTCGCTGTGTAA
- a CDS encoding class I SAM-dependent methyltransferase, translated as MIHHPTTFKPFERDWVAYYQAVAGRPPRDTLLTALNYFEAEAPVDSPRVAVDLGCGDGRDTVELLRRGWQVLAIDGEAQAIARLLERPDMNRDRLQTQIQRFESLSLPSGVDLINASFCLPFCPPDYFPLLWQTIVRSLKSGGRFCGQLFGDHDSWADYPNMTHLTRGQLENLLQPFEVEWLQEENHPGKTAIGEDKHWHIFHIVARKK; from the coding sequence ATGATTCATCATCCAACGACTTTTAAACCGTTTGAACGAGACTGGGTGGCCTATTATCAAGCGGTAGCAGGTCGCCCACCTCGCGATACGTTACTCACGGCTTTGAATTACTTTGAAGCAGAGGCTCCAGTGGATAGTCCACGAGTTGCTGTAGATCTGGGCTGTGGCGATGGGCGCGATACGGTAGAACTGCTGCGACGAGGATGGCAGGTATTAGCCATTGATGGCGAAGCCCAGGCGATCGCCCGTCTTCTCGAACGCCCCGATATGAATCGCGATCGTCTACAAACCCAAATCCAGCGCTTTGAAAGCCTGTCTTTACCGTCTGGCGTGGATTTGATCAACGCCAGTTTTTGTTTGCCCTTCTGTCCTCCCGATTATTTCCCGTTGTTGTGGCAAACGATTGTACGATCGCTAAAAAGTGGTGGTCGATTTTGTGGTCAGTTATTCGGCGATCACGACTCCTGGGCTGATTATCCCAATATGACCCACCTCACTCGCGGCCAGTTAGAAAATTTGCTGCAACCCTTTGAAGTTGAGTGGTTGCAGGAAGAAAATCATCCCGGAAAAACGGCGATTGGTGAAGACAAACACTGGCATATCTTTCACATCGTAGCCCGCAAGAAGTAA
- a CDS encoding EamA family transporter: MTFSEFCLFLAAVLTATGGQLLLKMGALKLGRVTTGNAVSHLLNILVTPELLAGLALYGMSAFLFILVLTRVKLSVAGPAVSIGYVFSVLLGYFIFKESISVKHLIGLGFIICGVILVVNNK, translated from the coding sequence GTGACCTTTAGCGAATTTTGTCTATTTCTGGCTGCTGTGCTGACAGCTACTGGAGGGCAGTTGTTGCTCAAGATGGGAGCCTTGAAGTTAGGGCGGGTTACTACCGGGAATGCCGTCAGCCATCTACTCAACATTCTGGTTACTCCAGAGTTATTAGCGGGTTTGGCACTGTATGGGATGAGTGCCTTTCTGTTTATTCTCGTCCTCACCCGTGTAAAGCTGAGTGTTGCTGGACCAGCCGTCTCCATTGGCTACGTTTTCTCAGTGCTGTTGGGTTACTTTATCTTCAAAGAATCCATCTCCGTCAAGCACTTGATTGGCTTAGGATTCATCATCTGCGGTGTAATTTTAGTGGTCAACAATAAATAG
- a CDS encoding ArsC/Spx/MgsR family protein, producing the protein MATVLFYEKPGCINNTRQKALLTAAGHEVQARNLLTEPWHPDRLRQFFGQRPVGEWFNASAPQIKAGEVHPDQLDEATALTLMVQQPLLIRRPLMQVGDRYEVGFDTDLVDQWIGLQPAQPTQKQTVETLMQHDLQTCPREGSG; encoded by the coding sequence ATGGCCACTGTTCTCTTTTACGAAAAACCGGGCTGTATCAACAACACCCGCCAAAAAGCCCTGCTAACTGCTGCTGGACATGAAGTTCAGGCTCGTAATCTACTCACCGAACCCTGGCACCCCGATCGCCTGCGCCAATTCTTTGGACAACGGCCCGTTGGAGAATGGTTCAATGCGTCTGCTCCTCAAATCAAAGCGGGCGAGGTTCATCCCGATCAACTGGATGAAGCCACAGCGCTAACTCTCATGGTGCAACAGCCGCTGCTGATCCGGCGACCTCTGATGCAGGTTGGCGATCGCTACGAAGTCGGCTTTGACACGGATTTAGTCGATCAATGGATTGGCCTCCAACCCGCCCAACCCACCCAAAAACAAACCGTTGAGACTTTAATGCAACATGATTTGCAAACCTGTCCGAGGGAGGGCAGTGGATAG
- a CDS encoding HesA/MoeB/ThiF family protein has protein sequence MPNLTSIELERYRRQIMLPGFGEEAQQRLKNSTVLVTGVGGLGGTAALYLAVAGIGRLILLRGGELRLDDMNRQVLMTDDWIGQPRVFKAKETLAAINPDVKIDAICEYVAPDNVDALVQQADVVLDCAHNFVERDLLNAACVQWGKPMIEAAMNDMEAYLTTMVPGLTPCLSCIFPEKPDWDKRGFGVLGAVSGTLACLTALEAIKLITGLGTPLLSQLLTMDLSRAEFAKRRPYHDPNCPVCGSKSRRLADVGAKYSIVH, from the coding sequence GTGCCAAACCTGACCTCGATTGAACTAGAGCGCTATCGTCGCCAGATTATGCTTCCTGGTTTTGGAGAGGAAGCTCAGCAACGGCTGAAAAACTCTACTGTGCTTGTCACCGGAGTCGGTGGTTTAGGAGGCACAGCAGCGCTTTACCTGGCTGTAGCCGGAATAGGACGGTTGATCCTGTTGCGAGGTGGAGAATTGCGTCTGGATGACATGAATCGCCAGGTCTTGATGACTGATGACTGGATAGGACAACCACGAGTCTTCAAAGCAAAAGAAACACTGGCAGCCATTAATCCAGATGTGAAAATTGATGCCATTTGTGAGTATGTGGCACCCGACAACGTAGATGCTTTGGTGCAACAGGCGGATGTGGTGCTGGACTGTGCCCATAACTTTGTAGAGCGGGATTTGCTGAATGCGGCCTGTGTACAGTGGGGGAAACCCATGATCGAAGCAGCGATGAACGACATGGAAGCCTACCTGACAACTATGGTTCCTGGCTTAACCCCCTGTTTGTCCTGCATCTTCCCGGAAAAGCCCGACTGGGATAAACGTGGGTTTGGTGTGTTAGGAGCGGTCTCCGGCACCCTCGCCTGCCTTACCGCCCTGGAAGCGATCAAATTGATCACTGGCCTGGGCACTCCCTTACTATCTCAACTGTTGACCATGGATCTGAGTCGGGCCGAGTTCGCCAAACGCCGTCCCTATCATGATCCCAACTGTCCGGTTTGCGGTAGCAAGAGTCGTCGATTAGCCGATGTAGGGGCGAAGTATTCGATAGTTCATTAG
- a CDS encoding zinc-dependent dehydrogenase — translation MKAQVFRGVNHLSYEEVPLPEVLADEVLVQVQVVGLCQSDIKKIRYPLYEPPRIFGHETAGTIAAVGSDVKGWQVGDRVVVLHHIPCMHCAYCLNDNFSMCDVYKNITTTAGFAPSGGGFAEYVKVPGHIVRNGGLIQIPDSITFEQASFVEPTNCCLKAVKKAQVQPGQTVLITGAGPIGLMFIMLVKYFGARAIATDLLPSRIDKALAVGADAAFDARDPDLAAKVHGLTQGMGVDTSLLAVPSEKAFFQALDCTRKGGKILFFAEFPDEVEIPINPNILYRREIDLMGSYSSSYRVQALAADIVFNRRIDVDALISDRYPLKDLAAAVEQAIAPAEDTYKILIYP, via the coding sequence ATGAAAGCGCAGGTGTTTCGGGGAGTGAACCACCTCAGTTATGAAGAGGTGCCCTTGCCAGAGGTGCTGGCGGATGAGGTGCTGGTGCAGGTGCAGGTGGTGGGCTTATGCCAGTCAGATATTAAAAAAATTCGCTACCCGCTGTATGAACCCCCCCGGATTTTTGGCCATGAAACCGCAGGTACGATCGCCGCTGTCGGGTCTGACGTAAAAGGCTGGCAGGTAGGCGATCGCGTTGTTGTGCTGCATCACATTCCCTGTATGCACTGTGCCTATTGCCTGAACGACAACTTTTCCATGTGCGATGTGTATAAAAACATTACTACAACGGCAGGATTTGCCCCCAGCGGTGGCGGCTTTGCCGAGTATGTGAAGGTGCCGGGTCACATTGTTCGCAATGGCGGATTAATTCAGATTCCCGACTCTATCACCTTTGAACAGGCCAGCTTTGTTGAACCCACCAATTGCTGTCTCAAGGCGGTCAAAAAAGCCCAGGTGCAGCCTGGACAAACGGTGTTGATTACGGGAGCAGGGCCGATCGGCCTGATGTTTATCATGCTGGTGAAGTACTTTGGAGCGCGGGCAATTGCCACCGACCTGCTGCCCAGCCGAATTGACAAAGCCCTGGCAGTCGGAGCCGACGCTGCCTTTGATGCCCGCGATCCAGATCTGGCTGCGAAAGTGCATGGTTTGACTCAGGGGATGGGGGTGGACACCAGCCTGTTAGCCGTACCGAGCGAAAAAGCTTTCTTCCAGGCGCTGGACTGCACCCGCAAAGGTGGCAAGATTTTATTCTTCGCCGAATTTCCCGATGAGGTAGAAATTCCCATCAACCCCAACATTCTGTATCGTCGGGAAATTGACCTGATGGGTAGTTACAGTTCCTCCTATCGGGTGCAGGCTCTTGCTGCCGATATTGTCTTCAACCGCCGGATCGATGTGGATGCCCTGATTAGCGATCGCTACCCCCTGAAAGACCTAGCTGCTGCTGTGGAGCAAGCGATCGCCCCAGCGGAAGACACCTACAAAATTTTGATTTATCCGTAA
- a CDS encoding FeoA family protein, producing the protein MPGRFTVSGSTLSLLNAGERGVVTRVTSADRRMVQKLLAMGVVPGTMVTLEQRSPRYRIKVNEHQFIIGYDTAQAIYVRLTETFPAPRFWSLPGLVQITTNWLKCLALKPTHSTLQHQAPSQSVVP; encoded by the coding sequence ATGCCAGGGCGATTTACAGTTTCAGGATCTACGCTTAGCCTGTTGAATGCTGGAGAACGGGGTGTAGTGACTCGTGTCACCAGTGCCGATCGCAGGATGGTGCAAAAGTTGTTGGCCATGGGAGTGGTTCCGGGAACTATGGTAACTCTGGAACAGCGATCGCCTCGCTACCGAATTAAAGTAAATGAGCATCAATTCATCATTGGCTACGACACTGCTCAAGCTATTTATGTTCGACTGACAGAGACATTTCCTGCTCCTCGGTTTTGGTCTCTGCCTGGACTGGTTCAAATCACCACGAACTGGTTGAAGTGTTTGGCTTTGAAGCCAACTCACTCAACTTTACAGCATCAAGCACCGTCTCAGTCGGTGGTGCCTTAA
- the fdxB gene encoding ferredoxin III, nif-specific, translating into MSVVTGLTLGGKVWTPKFVQEIEQDRCLGCGRCFKACGRDVLELKAMNEEGEFVENEEDEEIERKVMTIANFDNCIGCQACSRVCPKNCYTHAELVLA; encoded by the coding sequence ATGTCTGTAGTAACGGGATTAACCTTGGGAGGAAAAGTTTGGACACCCAAATTTGTGCAAGAAATTGAACAAGATCGGTGCCTTGGCTGTGGCCGCTGCTTTAAAGCCTGTGGCCGAGATGTGTTAGAGTTGAAAGCTATGAACGAAGAGGGCGAATTTGTCGAAAACGAAGAGGATGAAGAAATTGAACGCAAGGTGATGACTATTGCCAATTTTGATAATTGCATTGGCTGTCAAGCCTGTTCGAGAGTATGCCCTAAAAATTGCTACACTCATGCTGAACTGGTTCTAGCCTAA
- the fdxH gene encoding ferredoxin FdxH: MTTYQVHLINKKRAIDITIPVEDTTTILEAAEEQGLDLPFSCHSGSCSSCVGKVVEGEIDQSEQVFLDDEQVAKGFVLLCVSYPRSDCTIRTHQEAYLV; encoded by the coding sequence ATGACAACCTACCAAGTGCATTTGATCAACAAGAAGAGAGCGATAGACATCACTATTCCTGTTGAAGATACGACAACAATTCTGGAAGCGGCAGAAGAACAGGGATTAGATTTACCTTTTTCCTGTCACTCTGGTTCTTGCTCTAGCTGTGTGGGCAAGGTTGTAGAAGGTGAAATTGATCAGTCTGAACAGGTGTTCCTGGATGACGAACAAGTCGCAAAGGGTTTTGTACTCCTCTGCGTCTCCTATCCGCGATCGGACTGCACGATTCGGACTCATCAGGAAGCCTATTTGGTTTAG
- a CDS encoding Uma2 family endonuclease, which yields MYALVSPEKIQLPPGAVVRLPATWQEYQRLCDQRGDSSIPRIKYRNGEVWLMSPLPVHGRDAHLLAHIVTTLLDYDGREYDAFTSVTMTLPEESGIEPDYCFYIDNWEAVSGKQRIDWRKDPPPDLVIEIDVTSYSDVADYAPYRVPEVWLFKNQRLLIYQFQETAYQLQTQSRYFPTIQLEETIARCLQIAYDRNTSTAIRDLRQQLRDHR from the coding sequence ATGTATGCCCTGGTCTCTCCCGAAAAAATTCAATTACCCCCTGGAGCGGTGGTGCGGCTACCTGCGACCTGGCAGGAGTATCAGCGATTGTGTGATCAGCGGGGGGATAGCTCTATTCCCCGGATCAAGTACCGTAATGGAGAAGTCTGGTTGATGTCGCCCCTCCCTGTACATGGTCGAGATGCTCACCTGCTTGCTCATATTGTTACAACTCTCCTGGATTATGATGGGCGGGAGTATGATGCATTTACTTCCGTCACCATGACGTTGCCTGAGGAAAGCGGGATTGAGCCGGATTACTGCTTTTACATCGATAATTGGGAGGCGGTTTCTGGCAAGCAGCGGATTGATTGGAGAAAGGATCCGCCACCCGATCTGGTGATTGAAATTGATGTCACCAGCTATTCCGATGTGGCAGACTATGCGCCCTATCGAGTGCCGGAGGTCTGGTTGTTCAAAAATCAACGCTTATTGATTTATCAGTTTCAGGAAACAGCTTATCAACTCCAGACGCAAAGCCGTTACTTCCCAACGATCCAACTGGAAGAGACGATCGCTCGCTGCCTACAAATTGCCTACGATCGCAATACCAGCACCGCCATTCGTGATCTGAGACAACAACTTCGTGATCACCGATAA
- a CDS encoding DUF533 domain-containing protein, translating to MSDSISPSYSDIQTTAWIRGLVSLAWADGHFDKEEQDMITNLLHQDLTEQEQATALEPISPTELADGLGHDPNLAENFLRMAVMVAIADGDYSAKEDDLLHQYCQALELQPEALQLLRTTLQNLAEAQPTNGSESAIASELLAPSSGTEHLDVLHPVRDWLDHMDVHDPKVARLLCKMIPSQCPFERDITLFGRKLVHIPPLCKLNPLYDQMVGLRFRALSYLADECGEDVSELV from the coding sequence ATGAGCGATAGCATCAGTCCTTCTTATAGCGACATACAGACAACCGCTTGGATTCGTGGACTGGTTTCTTTGGCCTGGGCAGATGGCCACTTTGATAAAGAAGAACAGGACATGATTACCAACCTGCTCCATCAAGATCTGACGGAGCAGGAGCAAGCAACAGCCCTGGAGCCGATTTCTCCGACAGAACTGGCAGATGGCTTAGGCCATGACCCTAACTTGGCGGAAAACTTTCTGAGAATGGCCGTGATGGTAGCGATCGCCGATGGGGATTACTCCGCTAAGGAGGATGACCTGTTGCATCAGTACTGTCAGGCGTTGGAGCTACAACCCGAAGCCCTGCAATTGCTGCGAACGACCTTGCAGAACCTGGCCGAGGCTCAGCCAACCAATGGTTCTGAATCGGCGATCGCCAGCGAACTACTGGCCCCTTCCTCCGGAACTGAACACCTGGATGTGCTGCACCCAGTACGGGATTGGCTTGACCACATGGATGTGCATGACCCCAAGGTGGCCCGTCTGCTGTGCAAGATGATCCCATCCCAGTGCCCATTCGAGCGAGATATTACTCTATTTGGCCGCAAGCTGGTTCACATCCCCCCCTTATGCAAACTCAATCCTCTTTATGATCAGATGGTCGGACTGCGGTTTCGGGCCCTCTCCTACTTAGCAGATGAGTGCGGGGAGGATGTATCGGAATTGGTGTAA
- a CDS encoding helix-turn-helix domain-containing protein, with protein MAYSITNRCTQCGDCSPVCPTGAIKVEENEFWIDPALCNNCQGYYEEPQCVSVCPTATPPVPLKAKKGRCKTNSQITTSPQLFPNGRTNPFASAIVIWEACNALAQRDSLPWMVDEAGDLCHLWQVGGGRGEITLRIAAAANSATPIALRAEPARAAIADWDIRAACLHLIFAAHATFLERPWEETFTISDQQITEYLGLDKRKDLSKLAKLNLIKDLAHQVCTLLVSVDWSPQGRIRTISIPEGYVWQLVGIRHHFQEDELGCKHLSGLTLTIQAGQWTQYFLNQQGSREGSTFYQYGTLPKSLLSNVMSIWQQHEGAARIMLWLLFKTRMGSEQRITVPTLMRIGYGEEKLAQASSNREERKRLLRSFESDLEILHRYHLKPDFDPVTYPIEIQPLWAKLADLPDDAEAALEFWTSDGSRDVRLTDAAPRDKWHRLMHARILSFQLPNDWEYKPTKPPRKKMQKNRNSRSILPLSGQQISAARRKLQLSQRELANQLGKSQSWVRDIESGRLQVNEKDRLRLAELLGLASNSS; from the coding sequence ATGGCTTATTCCATTACAAACCGTTGTACTCAGTGCGGAGACTGTTCTCCGGTCTGTCCAACTGGAGCAATTAAAGTAGAAGAAAATGAGTTTTGGATTGACCCAGCCCTGTGTAATAACTGCCAGGGCTATTACGAAGAACCGCAGTGCGTTTCTGTTTGCCCAACCGCAACTCCTCCAGTCCCCTTAAAAGCGAAAAAAGGACGTTGCAAGACTAATTCTCAAATTACGACCAGTCCCCAATTATTCCCGAATGGCAGAACGAATCCTTTTGCTTCTGCGATTGTCATTTGGGAAGCCTGTAATGCCCTGGCTCAAAGAGATTCATTGCCCTGGATGGTCGATGAGGCAGGAGATCTGTGCCATCTGTGGCAGGTAGGTGGGGGACGGGGAGAGATCACACTGCGAATTGCCGCAGCCGCCAATTCCGCCACTCCGATCGCGCTCCGGGCAGAACCCGCACGAGCGGCGATCGCGGATTGGGATATTCGAGCCGCCTGCCTGCATCTGATCTTTGCGGCCCATGCCACCTTTTTGGAGCGTCCCTGGGAGGAAACATTTACCATCAGCGATCAGCAGATTACTGAATATCTGGGTCTGGATAAGCGCAAAGATCTGAGTAAACTGGCCAAATTGAACTTGATCAAAGACCTGGCCCATCAGGTCTGTACTCTGCTAGTGAGTGTTGATTGGTCACCCCAGGGTCGCATTAGAACGATCTCTATTCCTGAAGGCTATGTATGGCAGCTTGTCGGGATTCGGCATCACTTTCAGGAAGATGAGTTGGGGTGCAAACATTTGTCAGGATTAACCCTGACCATTCAAGCAGGGCAATGGACTCAGTACTTTCTTAACCAGCAAGGCTCTCGTGAAGGTAGTACCTTCTATCAATATGGCACGTTGCCCAAGTCTTTGCTGTCGAACGTGATGAGCATCTGGCAGCAACATGAAGGAGCAGCCCGAATCATGCTCTGGCTGCTGTTCAAAACTCGCATGGGATCAGAGCAGCGAATTACCGTACCAACGCTGATGCGAATTGGCTATGGAGAAGAAAAACTGGCTCAAGCATCTTCAAATCGGGAAGAGCGGAAACGATTATTACGATCGTTTGAAAGCGATCTGGAAATTCTCCATCGCTATCATCTCAAACCAGACTTTGACCCAGTGACCTACCCCATTGAAATTCAACCTCTGTGGGCAAAATTAGCCGATTTACCGGATGATGCGGAAGCAGCTTTAGAATTTTGGACGAGTGATGGTAGCCGTGATGTTCGCTTAACCGATGCCGCCCCCCGTGACAAATGGCACCGTCTCATGCATGCTCGCATTCTCAGTTTTCAACTGCCCAACGATTGGGAGTATAAACCCACAAAACCCCCTCGCAAAAAAATGCAAAAGAACCGCAATTCGCGATCGATCCTACCTCTCTCCGGCCAACAAATTTCAGCCGCCCGCCGAAAACTGCAACTGAGTCAGCGGGAATTAGCTAACCAACTCGGTAAAAGTCAGAGCTGGGTGCGGGATATTGAAAGTGGCCGCCTGCAGGTGAATGAAAAAGACCGACTGCGGTTAGCAGAATTACTTGGACTTGCCAGTAATTCGAGTTAA
- a CDS encoding iron-sulfur cluster assembly accessory protein: MTLFLTELAELRLRTFLQGASKAEDAPLRGVRFSVTDGGCSGYQYALDIINEPKSDDLLQEQGRLRVYIDRESAPLLDGVVVDYVEGLTQSGFKFSNPNATESCGCGQSFKAGDCSPAGVPCS, encoded by the coding sequence ATGACCCTATTTCTCACCGAACTTGCTGAACTGCGCCTGCGTACTTTTCTACAGGGTGCCAGCAAAGCTGAAGACGCTCCTCTACGGGGGGTGCGTTTCTCTGTAACCGATGGGGGTTGCAGCGGCTACCAGTATGCCCTGGATATTATCAACGAACCAAAATCTGATGATCTGTTGCAGGAACAGGGGAGATTACGAGTTTACATCGATCGCGAGAGCGCCCCTTTACTGGATGGAGTCGTTGTTGATTACGTCGAAGGTCTGACCCAGAGCGGTTTCAAGTTTTCTAACCCCAATGCAACAGAATCCTGTGGTTGTGGGCAATCCTTTAAGGCTGGTGATTGCTCTCCTGCAGGCGTTCCGTGCAGCTAG
- a CDS encoding cysteine dioxygenase family protein — translation MKHRDLLVTDDGQWRVCKPTREWDLLRTPYRFHRFLTEVEDALEAAIEEVDCLPQLRLLVRRLITNSYWIQTQYVEPDPETGTGVIMLYDEIGYPLTVQIAVYQPGTVSTVHNHGNWAVVTVLKGEEKNTFWRRIHGDRQYPDRVEAVAEVTLLPGDIISFTPDAIHCVEAVGDEPTVTFSIYGETHHSKRFEFDPVHHTAKNF, via the coding sequence ATGAAACACCGAGACTTATTAGTGACGGACGATGGGCAATGGCGAGTCTGCAAGCCCACTAGAGAATGGGATTTATTGCGAACGCCCTACCGTTTCCATCGCTTTCTTACCGAGGTGGAAGATGCCTTAGAGGCGGCGATCGAGGAAGTCGATTGTTTACCCCAACTACGATTACTGGTGCGACGGTTGATCACCAATTCCTACTGGATTCAGACTCAGTACGTGGAACCAGATCCGGAGACGGGTACTGGAGTGATCATGCTCTATGATGAAATCGGTTATCCCTTAACGGTGCAGATTGCGGTCTATCAACCGGGAACAGTTTCTACCGTCCATAACCATGGCAATTGGGCCGTGGTTACAGTACTCAAAGGAGAGGAAAAGAATACCTTTTGGCGGCGCATTCATGGCGATCGCCAGTATCCCGATCGTGTTGAAGCTGTTGCTGAAGTCACTCTGTTACCGGGGGATATCATCAGCTTTACCCCTGATGCCATTCACTGTGTCGAAGCCGTTGGTGATGAACCCACCGTGACTTTCAGCATCTACGGCGAAACCCATCACTCCAAACGATTTGAATTTGATCCAGTCCATCACACTGCCAAAAATTTCTGA